A window of Streptomyces sp. Je 1-332 genomic DNA:
TGGTGCGGTGAGCGGCCGCTTTTCCAGGTCCATGCCGTCCTAGACGCGTCAGTTGTGGGTGCTGGTTCGGTCAGGCGCCGGTCGGGATCCAGTACCGCAGCTTTCCGCCGCGTTCGTCCTCGAAGGCGCCGCCCGCGCCCTCGATCACCTTGCGCGAACCGGTGTTGTCGGTGTCGCAGGTGACCAGGACCGATGGGATGTCAAGCGCGCGTGCGTACGGCAGTGCGCCGATCAGCATCGCCGTGGCGTGGCCGCGGCGGCGGGCGGTGGGCCGTACGTCGTAGCCGATGTGGCCGCCGTACTCGCGCAGGAAGCGCGTGTTGACGTTGTGCCGGATGGCGAGGCGGCCGAAGTAGTCGGCCCCCTGCGCGTACCAGAGGGTCGTCACGGGGACGGCGAGCGGCTCGGCGGGGTGCGTGGCCGCGCGGACCTCGGTCACGTAGCGCTCGAAGACCACCGGGTCGTGCCACTTGTCGCCGTAGTCGCGCAAGGTGCGGCCGAGCGTCGTGTCGTCGTCATCGCCGCCGCGCCCCTCGGCGCGGAACTCCTCCATCGCGGCGATGAAGGAGAGATGCACGAGGCCGGTGGGCGGCACGAGTCGGGGACCCGCTCCGGCCACCGGCCCCGGCCGCGCCATCTACTTCACGACCGACAGCGGGAGGAGCTTCTTGCCGGTCGGGCCGATCTGGATCTCGGTCTGCATCTGCGGGCAGACGCCGCAGTCGAAGCACGGGGTCCAGCGGCAGTCCTCGAC
This region includes:
- a CDS encoding GNAT family N-acetyltransferase; this encodes MPPTGLVHLSFIAAMEEFRAEGRGGDDDDTTLGRTLRDYGDKWHDPVVFERYVTEVRAATHPAEPLAVPVTTLWYAQGADYFGRLAIRHNVNTRFLREYGGHIGYDVRPTARRRGHATAMLIGALPYARALDIPSVLVTCDTDNTGSRKVIEGAGGAFEDERGGKLRYWIPTGA